Below is a window of Rattus norvegicus strain BN/NHsdMcwi chromosome 5, GRCr8, whole genome shotgun sequence DNA.
AGGTGGCTCAGAGAGATGAGGGGCAGGTAGCACAGTGGTGTGGCATCCTCGGGTCTTGGCATTAGTCCAATCTAGTATGACTTAGGTCAGTCACTTCCTGTGTTTTCCCCTGCAGCAGGATAACGGGAAGCAGGACACACAGGTGTCTGGCAGACCTGAATGTCAGTTCGTAACTCTCAGTGTCCTGTCTATCATAGGCTACGAGTCCAGGGCCTGCAGCGACTCAGAGGAGTCCTCTGAAGTGGATTGCGTACTGGAGCCCCTTTCTGACCGATGCCTGGTGAAGCTGAGCCTCTGCAGACCGTTCGTCAGAGAGGAGCAGCGGCCTGGAGACAGCCCCACACCTGAGGTGACCAGGAGAGGCCCAAGCACCTGCGGGGCCAGCAGCATGACAGACAGTGCTGAATCCGAGGCATCGGACTCAGCCAACACCGAGAGCCGAGGCTGCAGGACCAGTGGGTCTAGTGAGTCCATGGACGCCCTTGAAGAGGATGACTTGGATGCATGCTCCTCCAGCGGGACCAGCTTCTTCCACTTCGGCCCACCAGGCTTCTCAAAGGACCTTGATACCAACAGCCAAGAGGAAAACAGCAGGGTCGAGACCAGTGGTTTCCTGTGTTTGCTGGATCTGGCCCAGAATGCCACTTCTCGGTGCCAGAAGATAGAAGGCCCCCAGAGCCTTGCTTCGGAGGCCTGCAGCTGGGGACCAGAACTGAGCATGGGCAGGCTAGACCCCAGGTTGTATGAGGGCAGCCGGACGGACTACTATAGCCTGTGTTCCAGCGTCTCCCCAGGCAGCCACCTGAGTGACTCAGGCTCAGAGAGCACAACCTCCCGGCAGGGAGCTGCACCTCCACCGTGGTGCCCACAGGACTGGATGGAGACTCAATCTGGCTCCATGCTGGAAACCCTGGCCCTGCCTGCTCTGCCCACACTGGCCTTGGAGGATGGCAGCTCTGATGAGGAATACTATGATGCAGCTGACAAGCTCACACCGCCAGACACACTCTCAGGTGAGCCCCTAACGCTTCCCACCCCAGCAGATCTTAGCTGGCTTCTTAAGAACCCAGGGCCAGCATGAGAGCAAGATACAGTCTCCTCTACTCTCGAGTCCGTGGACCAACTTAGGAGCCTCATGGCCTTGAGTCAGGGCTGCAACGGAGGTTTGGAGAACGGTGGGCAATGAGAGGAATTCATCCCACTGTGGGAACCAGGGAAGGTGTCCCAGAAAAGGTGTCAAATGGGCTGGGCCTTGTCAGGTGCACAGGACTCAAAGAAAGGAATGGAGTGCCCAGGAGAGAGAGTAGCTATGCCACTACAGACCCTGGGGATACTGAAATCGGGCATTGGAGCAACAAGACATCAGTGGTGTTTGATGGCCTTAGGGAGTCCAAGGGTCCCTGACCTCAGAAGGTTGGGAATCTGTTGGCTGGGTTCCTCGTAGGTCTCCCAACTAAGATTGAGAGGTTTTTAATCTAGAATCCAtgatcccaaacaaacaaacaccaatgtAAAGTCTTTCCACACAGAAAGACTTCCTGGGCTAACCAGAAAATCTTACaagacacacatatgtacaaaagGTCACACGAACTCTGTCTCTACTCTCTGGGGTTAAAAACCCTGAAAAGCAGTGCAGACATGGTGGCCTGAACTCAGCCCTCTCCTGTGCCTCGCTGATACTGCCCTCTTGTGGTTCTCATGGCTGTTGGCAGAAAAGCCAGCTCAGCTCCTTAAGGGGCCCTTTCTGTGTGGTTCCCTCTGGCTGTTTGTCTCCCTTCctgttccctccccctttccctcatCTTAGCTGGCCTTTGCACCTGTTACTCTGTCTGCCTGGGCCTTCACCTGGTTACCCATACACCTGTTACTCTGTCTGCCCGGGCCTTCACCTGGTTGCCTGTGCACCTGTTACTCTGTCTGCCCTGGTCTTCACCTGGTTGCCCGTACACCTGTTACTCTGTCTGCCCGGGCCTTCACCTGGTTGCCTTTGCACCTGTTACTCTGTCTGCCCTGGTCTTCACCTGGTTGCTGGTTGGCTGTCCAGTCTTAGCCAAGGGTTCCCATCTGCAGAGAACATTTTCCAGGTTAACCAGACCAAGGCCAGCTGTGCATCTCAGTCACGAGTTCTGCCAGCAGTGGTGGCTCTCTGTTTGTACCTTGGTACTGCCTGCAGTTACACATTCACCTGTATGGTTATGAGAAGGCTCCTCGTGTGCAGGGAAAGTGTCCACAGCACACAGTACCTGGGCATTGTCactaaatgaatgagtgaactcACCACCGTCtaccttgactttttttttcccgtTCGGGACTGGCCTTTGTTTCCCCTGTTGTTGTCTCACTGTGTGctcttggctgtccttgaactctctgtgtagaccatgGGATTAGAACAGCAATGGATATGCTGCCCTACACCAGACAACCCCACTAACCTCCTCCTGGGCGCTCTCTGACCCTGCTAGGCTAGCCCTTATACGAGGATGATGGGTGTGGCTACAACGGGCAGTTGGGACTCTTATATGGGGACCCAGTCCAGAACTTAGTTCCATAGGGGTTGGGGGGTCAGTGCAGTGCTAAGCACAGAGCCTAGAACTGGGACTCTCGTACCTGGGTTTCAGGTCCACTCCTGAATCACTGTGAGCTCCACAAATTCTCACCATCAGTGGATGCCGGCAGTTGAGACAGCACCTCTCAAACATGGTTGCACATCAGAATCACCTGAGGAACCTTGTTTAAAGTCTGTCAATTCCTCGGTGTTTAACTTCAGCAATTCTGATGTGGCAGGTCTGAGGGGCAGCCTAGGATTTGATAAGCTATTCAGTCCCACACACGCAGGTTGGAGTGTCTAAGACTCTGAGTTCTTGCTAACATTCGATCCTGATTCCTTCTGCCCAAATCCCAAGACCTTTTCACACACTGCTTCTCCTGAGAAAGATCATTACATTGAGCACAGACCCCTCATGACAGAGTCCCTGCCGTGCACCCTCACACCCTTCACATGTAAAGTAAAATGTCAACAGAAGCAGCAGTTCTGGGGGTGAGTTAATATCACCATGAAGAAAAGTTTGATGAACACAAAGCCTATAACTGCCAACAAGCCTGAAGAACTGACAGCCAGGCCAGAAGTCTTTGCAGCGGAATTCCTTGGCTGTGTTGTCAGGGAATTATGCCTGAAAACAatgatatcatcatcatcatcatcatcatcatcatcatcatcatcatcattattattattaacagtTATTGAGTTGCACTCTTGATAtgtttgtagcccaggttgactaGAAActtatatagcctaggctggccttaaacctgTTGGGCTTCCtcaatgctgagattatagacatgaaccatcacatttatttttttatttaggtCAGTTTTATATCTGTGGGTGTTTCCCCTATACATGTCtgtgttctatgtgtgtgtgtagtgtctacAGGGGccagaaaaggcatcagatcccttagaagTGTagttacaggtgtttttgtgtgcCAAGGAACTtcagggaattgaacccaggtcctctggaagagcatccagtgctcttaactgctgaaccatctctctaacatctttaaaaataatatgtgtttgtttttaagattctggaggggttggggatttagctcagtgggccctgggtttggtccccagctccaaaaaagaaaaaaaaaagaaaaaaaaagattctggagATTTGTAGCTGACTTCCTGGACGGTCATCTCTTCACTGTTGTAAATGAACAGTTCTGTGGTCTGAGAATAGTATGAGTATTAGATACTTACCCAGCATGCATAGGATTCTGAGTTAGATCCCCAGCGCCACTGATCTCCACCAGAGCTCAACCACTGGAGAAGTGTCACACCCCAACAAGAACTTTAGCATACTATAACTAAAAGGGAGTAAATGTGTCTTAGACAAGCAACAAAAAATGTCTACCGGGATCATCATCCCCGTCTGCCAGATGAGGAGACTGGGGAAGTGGAAATTTAGCTTGTCCAAGGTTTAGGACTTGAGTCCACACAAGCCAGTGTGCTTACCCAAGCATGGACAGCCTTTCCACTGGTCCGTGCTTAATGTGATTTTCCTTGTCTTGATTTGCAGGGCCCAGAGCTGCTGATCTGAGTGCCATGAGATTGCAGAGTCATTCTAGAACCCGTGGCTCCGAGGAAAGCCTGCATCCGGACCCAGAGGGAGGAGAGCCAAGCAGGCAGGGAGGGGTGAAGAAGTATGCCAAGTCcccgaggaaaagaaggtctTTCCTACAGACAGATCACACCTCCCAGGTCTCCTTCCCCATGGAGCCATCCGCCTCCCAAGAGAACATGGATGATGTGTGCTACTATGACAGAGAGCCCTACCTGAgcctcactgccccctccccaactgtgtcctccctgcaggaCATGAAAAGTGAACCAGGCCTCCTGGAGACCAAAGCCTTGGggttgctggcttccctgagggAGACAAAGAGCAAAAATCCAGCCTCCAGGATCATGGAGATGGAGCCTGAGACCATGGAAACCAAGTCTGTCATTGACTCTCGAGTGTCTTCTATCTCTGCCATTCGCCTCCGAATTGACCCGGGCAACACAGAGAATCTTGAGGCCAGTCCCTCGGCTGTCACCACCGATGGTTCCTCAGCAAGCATCCCTCACAACCCCCATCCTTCCAACCCAGGTTCCTCCAGCCCACAGGCTGCTCAGGTCAGGCCCCTTCAAAGCATATCTCCAGGTCAAGACGCAGGGGGTACCACCCCCAAAGGGCTCACTGCAGAGCCTCAAGACAGCACCTTCCCCCTCTCTAGTGCTGACCCTAATCCAGACACCCCAGGGCCGCACCACGCCCCCCAAGGAGACACCTCAGAGCTGGAAGAAGTGCGATCAGAAATGGGGTCAGGATCTGTTTTAATAAACCACATACAAGAGGTTACCCCCCAAATCGCAGGGCCCTTGTGTCCCAGCGATGGGCCTACTACTAGTGGGGAACACGGAGTGACTTCGGAAGAGATGGCCTTGGATGCAGCTGAAGTTAGGCAGGAAAATGCCCCCAGCCTGTTCCATAAGGGGTTTGGGAAGGACTCAGGTCATTTCAAGGGTGACGGGTTAGATAATATTCCACAGGCCCTCGACGATGCAAATGCTACAACTGGTGAAATAGGAAGCTCCCTCTGCTCAGAGCCTCCTGCAACAGGTCTGGGACGAATCTCTCCCAACTCTGAAGGGGAAAACCAAGTAGCCCAGGAGCAGGAGCTGTTGGCCGAACTAGACTTGGGCCCTAATTTCTTACTTGGGGAGCAGACCATTCAGTCAGCCGTCCTTCCAGAGCTGGTCGAGGCAGAGCAGCTCGACCACGTGATAGGAGAAGACTCGGTCCCCGTGGACACTTCTCAGCAGGTCTGTGTCCATACAGTACCACCCCTGCCAAAGCTTTCCCCGTGTCAAGAGGAGCCCCGCTCAGCAGATTCAGGCCATGGCTCCCCAGCAGAAAGCAAAGGTGACAGTCCTATCACTTGCCTTCCGCCTGAGAGGTCTTTCCTGTGCTTCGCCCCAGAGAGCCAACCTGAAAGCTCCAACAGTCTCAGTAGGGTCACCTCCTTCAGTTTCGCTGGCATGAATGAAGTGGTGCCTGCCGGGATTGGCATAGAACACTGCCGATGTCAGTTCCCCTATGCCACATGCTTCCGTGGTCTGCAgcctgagacagaggaagaagacgGGGACCCACAGTCACACCCTGCCGCCCCTCTTACCTCACCACCCTCTGCAGGAAGCCAGGTGACCCTGCCCTGGAGGGCAGCCCGTGCCTACAGCTGCACCACACCCCTGCCCAGGAAAAGCCACATCTGGCCAGAGTACTGCTCCAGGGCTCTGAGGCAGCTGAAAACTGCCCCTGCAAATGCCCCTGAGGGCTTTGtccaactcacagagagcctGCTGGAGCTACAGGACATTTTAGAAGCCTCCTGGGGGGTTGGAAACAAACACCCCCCTGACAAGTGCACCTGGCATTTTTCAGAAAGCCGGAGCCGCCTGTGCATGGGCTCACAGAAGCTCCTATCCAGCTGTCAGCATGTGATCAGAATGGACCAGTCCCCTGAGGAGATGCAGGGTGCTGTGCGGGTCACTTTCCAGCACCTGGTCCAGCTGGCCGGCCTCTGCTTCCAGTTCACAGACTGTAGCCGCTGTTCCACCCGGCACAGGGAAGTGGCCGGGAACCTGAGGGACGTGGTATATACCTACCACCAATTCGTGGAGGCCGCAAAACTCACCTGTGAGAGAGGTTACCATGACCTCAGTGTGAAACTCTTGGCCCGCCAGTGCACGGCCCTCACAGCTGCTGTATTCTGTTTGACCCAGAAGTTCCGGGCATCCACTGCTCTGTGAACAGGTCACCGACACAGAGCCTTTACCTTGCCTGGAAGGTTCTCCAAGGAGCCTCTTCTAGTTCACCCACTCCTTTAAATGTTTACGTCATAGAGTATTAAAATAAACTGCTGCTTAATCTTGTCTTGTTCTGAGCGATGGTAAATTTGGATTAAAAATGTTCCCTCATGCTCAAGTCACCATTCACTTTCTTTGCACCAGGCCTTCACTGGGAACTTGAGAAAACAAGCCGTATGATGTAAGCCTTTCTTCCCGGATCAGATGTGCTAGGGTACAGATGTCCAGCCAGCCAGCAGGTATCAGGCGAAAAAAAAGAGTCTCAGATTTTGTCCCAAGAACTCAGGGATTGCTGGTCTTGGTTCCCCTGTTACATTAGTTTGGCACTAACCTGCATAGACAGGCGGATATGTGTGCGGTTGATAGATTCGACCCTCCCAAGTCAGCACCTGAGCCCGCTGCTGCAACCACAGCTTGCCACTAGGTGGCAGTAAATCCCCTAGCTCAATGGTTCCTAACCTCCCTGCTGCTTCCACTctttaatacaattcttcatgTTTTGAGAgtgaccaccaaccataaaattaggtcgttgctacttcataactaactTTTCTACTGTcttgaatcataatataaatatctgatagtcAACCCCTGCGATAGTCACCCCTGAATCTTGCACCTTGTTTCCCTTCTTACTATCATAAGGCAAACGTTAAGTCCTGGAGTCAAAAGCTGCCATCACTAGAGCGGTGATCGAGCAGGAGAAATACTATTAGTACTTTCCTCACTGGCCCCAGCTGATCAAGCTAATCCTACTGACCCATCACCAACGTGAACAAGCTGCTTAAACTCTTCAtgtttgtggttttctcctttgcACACACAAAGACTCATACTGTCCGCCTGAATGAGGAATAAGGCTAGGAAACAGAAAATTGTCACTGAGTATTGGTAACAATGCTCTGTCCCTTcccacccctgacacacacacacacacacacacacacacacacacacacactgcttttcCACTCCTTTTGCTCTGGCTTCTTCTGTCTGGTCAAATGTGGCCTGGTGGCTCACTTTGGACTGTCAGAGGTCATCAAAGAggtccatttttaattcctgttaCTGACATGCTTGGAGGTCGATGCTCTACTCCGTTCAGTTTCCTCAGAATAGTATTTCTTATAGAGCTCCAAATAAACTTTGAGCCCTTGAATGTAACTTGGAAGTGATTTCATGACTAGAAAGGAGCAGGACACCAGGCTAAAAGCCAAGTTGGATGGTGTGTAAGAGGACTTAGAACTTTCGCCAGGAAGATCCAAATCTTATTGCTATGGACGGGGTCTCAACATTCACCAGGGAGACTTCACTAGAGACTGGGTCCTGATTGACTCAAACCATATTTGGGTCCAGTTAACTGAAACTTACAGTATGCCAGAAGCCTTACGCAGATAGTTTGAatacttctgttttgtttgttttttgagacaaggtttttctgttgtagccctggctgccctggaattcactatgtagaccaggctggctttgaactcacagagatttgcctgactCTGCCCCCACAAGAGCTGGGGCtaagggcatgcaccaccattctCAAGGGACATCTAATTAGTAGGAAAGACAAAAATTACAGACATGgaagtgactttttaaaaagatgccaagatgaaaaaaatgaacCAGCCTTACCTGATGTGATCAGAAAAGCGTGTTCTGAATGGAGACTGTTTAAGCTGATGCTTAAGaaccgaggggttggggatttagctcagcggtagagcacttgcctagcaagcggaaggccctgggttcggtccccagctccgaaaaaaagaaaagaaaaaaaaaaaagagtaagaaccgaggctggagagatggctcagtggttaagggcacttgctgctcttgtgaaGAACCGGGGTTCTATCCCGAACTGTAAGTCCACTTCTTGAGGATTggtcaccctcttctgacctccatggcaaCCTGCATGTACTTGGTATACAGACAAACAGGTAGACATAGTCacacaaatgttttaaaaagcaacaatcattttttaaaaaaaaaaaacccagctgtAAAAATAGGAGAGGAAATAGACTGTGCTTAAAGCACTGAGAGGCCAGAGCAGAGAACTGAGGCCCTACAGTGTCAGGTGATGCAAAGCCTTGAGGAGAGGGTTGGATTTTACGACACCCAAGCACCACAGGAAACTGCTGAGGCTTCTTTGGGTGTTGGGGGGGCATAGATGCAAGTGGAGGCAGCGGGAAAGGCAGCGAGATCAGCTAGGATGTCTTCTTCATTTGTGGGAGAAGTGAAATGACACCCAAGCACAAGGGTAGAGAGAGGCATTCACTGGGGCTGAATATGAGGCAAAGGTACTGAGGGTTGTGAGATCACATATAAAACACCACTGAAGGCCATGTGACCCAATTTGCAGGTTGCACCTAAGCATACCAGCAGAGGGTCATGTCAGAGAAAAGGTTGTGTTAACCTTTAAACACACAACTATAACCCAGCACTTCTAAGACTGAGAAAGGAGGACAGTGAATTTGAGCTCAATCTGGGTTGGGTACGTAATAAGaccctggttttttgtttttttttttgtttgtttgtttgttttattttgtttttagttagaTTGACATGTGGACTGGGAGGAATTGTGCCAAGAAAAGTCCTGAGAGGGCTAGAGATGTgactcagcgattaagagcatcagctgttcttccaaaggtcctgagttcaaatcccagcaaccacatggtggctcacaacggtctgcaatgggatctgatgccctcttctgacattcaggtgtacatgcagattgagcactcatacataaaataaataaatctttaggaagggaagaaagaaaaaaaaaaggaaaggaaaggaagggaggaaggaaggaaggaagaaaagtccTGAGGAGAAAAAAGCACACCAAGAGGGAATGCAACAAGGCTTTGGGTTCTTGAAAATTCAGGCTCATTTATTACAGGGTCTCTCTGAAAGAACACGACTCTTAGGGGGTGCTTGAGTTAAGCGGAAAAGTAGCAGATAGTCTATATCACAACACAAGGCTGTGGTTCAAGCGCTGGCGAGacggctcggcagttaagagcattgtgAAAATAAAGGTTttctctaataaaaaaaaaaaaaaaaagagcattggttgctcttgcagagaacctaggCTTGGCTCCCAGCTCCGGACCGGCTTCTCCGAATTctagtaactccagttccgggcgGCGGTGGCAGGTTGGGGAGGGGCGTCGGGGGTGGATTCCAATACCCTCTTCCGGTTTTCCCAAGTACCAGGCATGCATgaagtgcacatgcatatgcaggcaaaacacccatacatatgaacaaaaataaatcttgaaaaaaaaataaacacaaggcTTGGACTAGTTGCTTCACGCATCTGAGCCTGTTTCTGGGTTGATATGTGAAGGGAGATGTACAAGGTATGTACAGCCACTAGACTCCTTGCCTGCTAAGTCTTGTCTGGGCTTTGAACTTGGACAGCCTGGCAGCAGAAGGACCACTGTGTGCTCTGGAAAGGGCTATGTTAACTCATAGCCCCTGCTGGTTGAAGGGAAACCCAGGGAATCAAAGGTCCCCAAACTGACCAAAAAGACAGAGTAGGTGATTTAAAGCTTGGTTCACCTCAGAAAGCGACTTGACACCTGTTTGAGGTATATAAGATCTGCGAGGACCTGGAATTGCCATCCTCAACTAATAGACAGATAACCCAGAGTGTAGAAGCCTAGCCAACCTACTGGCATCTTCTAGTACGTCTCTAGACTGAAAACTACAACTCCCAGAATGCCACTCAAAGCTGATCAGGAACCGGAAGTGGTGCGGGGGGAGGGACCCACTGTGGTCACTTCTGAGCAAGGTGTGTCAGGTAAGGTCTGGTTTTGAGGGTTGGCTAGAGTCTGCGAGGTCCCCACCCAGAGACCACCGCACCCCACAGCCTTGGGGCGTCTGGGTCTTGCCTTTCCTCGGACGCAGCTCACGAGCTAGCGTGACCCGCGTTCCCTGTAGTCTGTCTGGGTCTAAGCAGGTGTTGTAGTTCTGAAGGTGGCAGGGCTCAGAATGAGAAAATGAGAGACCTGTACAAACAGAGGATGATTGGACACTGAGCCACGGCGTTTGTGCTCATCAGGTAGGACTTGGGCTAAAAAAGGTCTGAGGAGGAGATGGCGGTGTTAACTCAGGCATTTATTGAGAGCCTGAGTAAACAGAACAGTTACTTGTATTGCAATGGTGTGGGAACATCAGACAAAAAAATAAGTGGTGTTGGATGGTGAAAATATGCCTGATCTGAGGACGTGTGAGATTAAGGGAAGAACATGTGGGCAGAGAGAACAGTTTATGCAGATACATTGGGATGTTTAGTATGTTTGGGGAATAGGTAGACCACAGAGAGCAAAAGAAAACGATGGAAGAGGGGCTAGTAGGAAAGatggttcttgcag
It encodes the following:
- the Frmpd1 gene encoding FERM and PDZ domain-containing protein 1, which translates into the protein MEELEGGLSQTRKAHRIEQMVARWLRRSRDSSARAKVAAADGPPGNPAQALTAVQHTVTLDKDVLLQNYGFHISETLPLTVVAVTAGGSAHGKLFPGDQILQMNKELAEDLSCERAVDILRETEDALSITVVRCTSGVPKSSFLTEEKRARLKTNPVKVHFAEEVLVSGHSQGNSLLCMPNVLKVYLENGQTKAFKFEANTTVKDIILTVKEKLSIRSIEYFALALEEQYSISRLHLLHEEELIQQVVEREESQDSRCLFRVCFVPKDPLDLLKEDPVAFEYLYLQSCSDVLQERFAVEMKCNSALRLAALHIQERIYACAQPQKISLKYIEKDWGIENFISPTLLRNMKGKDIKKAISFHMKRNQNLLEPRQKQLISAAQLRLNYLQILGELKTYGGKIFNATLMLQDRESYIALLVGAKYGISQIINSKLNIMSTLAEFANISRVELTEESEKVSVVKIYLQDVKVLTLLLESSSAKDLTCLIAGYYRLFVDPANPVFLWSGNRQQTHRVSAEEGYESRACSDSEESSEVDCVLEPLSDRCLVKLSLCRPFVREEQRPGDSPTPEVTRRGPSTCGASSMTDSAESEASDSANTESRGCRTSGSSESMDALEEDDLDACSSSGTSFFHFGPPGFSKDLDTNSQEENSRVETSGFLCLLDLAQNATSRCQKIEGPQSLASEACSWGPELSMGRLDPRLYEGSRTDYYSLCSSVSPGSHLSDSGSESTTSRQGAAPPPWCPQDWMETQSGSMLETLALPALPTLALEDGSSDEEYYDAADKLTPPDTLSGPRAADLSAMRLQSHSRTRGSEESLHPDPEGGEPSRQGGVKKYAKSPRKRRSFLQTDHTSQVSFPMEPSASQENMDDVCYYDREPYLSLTAPSPTVSSLQDMKSEPGLLETKALGLLASLRETKSKNPASRIMEMEPETMETKSVIDSRVSSISAIRLRIDPGNTENLEASPSAVTTDGSSASIPHNPHPSNPGSSSPQAAQVRPLQSISPGQDAGGTTPKGLTAEPQDSTFPLSSADPNPDTPGPHHAPQGDTSELEEVRSEMGSGSVLINHIQEVTPQIAGPLCPSDGPTTSGEHGVTSEEMALDAAEVRQENAPSLFHKGFGKDSGHFKGDGLDNIPQALDDANATTGEIGSSLCSEPPATGLGRISPNSEGENQVAQEQELLAELDLGPNFLLGEQTIQSAVLPELVEAEQLDHVIGEDSVPVDTSQQVCVHTVPPLPKLSPCQEEPRSADSGHGSPAESKGDSPITCLPPERSFLCFAPESQPESSNSLSRVTSFSFAGMNEVVPAGIGIEHCRCQFPYATCFRGLQPETEEEDGDPQSHPAAPLTSPPSAGSQVTLPWRAARAYSCTTPLPRKSHIWPEYCSRALRQLKTAPANAPEGFVQLTESLLELQDILEASWGVGNKHPPDKCTWHFSESRSRLCMGSQKLLSSCQHVIRMDQSPEEMQGAVRVTFQHLVQLAGLCFQFTDCSRCSTRHREVAGNLRDVVYTYHQFVEAAKLTCERGYHDLSVKLLARQCTALTAAVFCLTQKFRASTAL